A portion of the Enterobacter sp. SA187 genome contains these proteins:
- a CDS encoding ADP-ribosylglycohydrolase family protein, translated as MKSERILGALYGQTLGDAMGMPSELWPRSRVKAHFGWIDRFLPGPAENNAACYFDRAQFTDDTSMALCLADAIFECNGRIDAEVIARHILHWAEDFDAFNKNVLGPTSKIALRAIREGRPVSELENNGVTNGAAMRASPLGCLLPTHSLDQFIDQVALASSPTHKSDLAIAGAVVIAWAISRAIDGDRWQDIADALPAVARHAQEKRVTTFSASLAARLELALNVVRNASGVESASEQIYQLVGTGTSTIESVPAAIAMVELAQTDPNRCAILCANLGGDTDTIGAMATAICGALHGVSAINAAFKQQLDDVNQLDFSHYSEKLLAYRQEREEA; from the coding sequence ATGAAATCAGAACGTATTCTCGGTGCGTTATACGGCCAGACATTAGGCGATGCGATGGGGATGCCGTCAGAGCTGTGGCCCCGGTCACGGGTGAAGGCGCATTTCGGCTGGATCGACCGTTTCCTGCCAGGTCCGGCGGAAAACAACGCCGCCTGTTATTTTGATCGCGCCCAGTTCACCGATGATACGTCGATGGCCCTTTGCCTTGCCGATGCCATTTTCGAATGCAACGGCAGGATTGACGCCGAGGTTATCGCCCGGCATATCCTGCACTGGGCCGAAGATTTTGATGCCTTTAATAAAAACGTGCTTGGCCCCACCTCAAAAATCGCCCTGCGGGCGATCCGCGAGGGGCGCCCGGTGAGCGAGCTGGAGAACAATGGCGTGACCAACGGGGCGGCGATGCGCGCCTCCCCGCTGGGCTGCCTGTTGCCGACGCACTCCCTCGATCAGTTTATCGATCAGGTGGCGCTGGCCTCCAGCCCGACCCACAAGTCCGATCTGGCGATTGCCGGGGCGGTGGTGATTGCCTGGGCGATTTCCCGCGCAATTGACGGCGATCGATGGCAGGATATTGCCGATGCTCTGCCCGCCGTGGCCCGCCATGCGCAGGAAAAACGCGTCACCACCTTTAGCGCATCGCTGGCGGCACGCCTCGAACTGGCGTTAAATGTGGTGCGCAATGCGTCCGGCGTGGAGTCTGCCAGCGAGCAGATTTATCAGCTGGTCGGCACCGGCACCAGCACTATTGAATCGGTGCCTGCCGCCATTGCGATGGTGGAGCTGGCGCAAACTGACCCGAACCGCTGTGCGATCCTGTGCGCGAATCTGGGGGGCGATACGGATACCATCGGTGCCATGGCTACCGCCATCTGCGGCGCGCTGCACGGAGTTTCCGCCATCAATGCCGCCTTTAAGCAGCAACTGGATGACGTCAATCAGCTCGATTTTTCGCATTACAGTGAAAAGCTCCTGGCTTATCGTCAGGAGCGGGAGGAAGCATGA